A genomic window from Massilia sp. METH4 includes:
- a CDS encoding MFS transporter, whose protein sequence is MEQSRSENYRKLIDESRLSGMQWTVIALCFLIMFLDGLDTVLIGFLAPYIGKEWHLSKDALTQAFTAGVVGLMIAGCLAGILADRVGRRPLLLLAVTLFGASNLATAYCDSLGMLVALRFLTGLGLGAAMPCAVALVSEYAPARRRGLITTSMYSAYTLGGAAVGWITPIIAQQHGWRAMFVVGAVLPLALLPFLLLSMPESIGFLAERRRDLAKVAALLSRILGRRVDAAALALTAQPVAPSNPLWTILSAGYGLQTTLLWLGNGAGLLITFTLINWLPSFLSFKHVTTFTAAFSAACLQAGGAIGSLVMGWLMDRIDGRKVTVCVYLGAAVLSLAWPVALDGGDGALLAAGFAAGMLVMGGQTGFQVLATSVYPVAVRATGLSWMQSVGRLGGILGIQLAGLGIARNIDPVLMLQALAVPALVAALGAAALHWRLRRRPGYGAATSHG, encoded by the coding sequence ATGGAACAAAGCCGCAGCGAAAATTACCGCAAGCTGATCGATGAAAGCAGGCTTTCGGGCATGCAGTGGACCGTGATCGCCCTGTGTTTCCTGATCATGTTCCTCGACGGCCTGGATACCGTACTGATCGGCTTCCTCGCACCGTACATCGGCAAGGAATGGCACTTGAGCAAGGATGCGTTGACACAGGCATTCACGGCAGGTGTCGTCGGGCTGATGATCGCTGGATGCCTGGCGGGCATCCTGGCCGACCGCGTTGGCCGCCGCCCCTTGCTGCTGCTGGCGGTAACGCTGTTCGGCGCGAGCAACCTGGCGACCGCTTACTGCGATTCGCTGGGCATGCTGGTTGCCTTGCGCTTCCTGACCGGCCTCGGCCTGGGCGCTGCCATGCCCTGTGCGGTGGCACTGGTATCCGAGTATGCACCTGCGCGGCGGCGCGGCCTGATCACTACATCGATGTACAGCGCCTATACCCTGGGCGGTGCGGCAGTCGGCTGGATTACGCCGATCATCGCGCAGCAGCACGGCTGGCGCGCCATGTTCGTGGTCGGCGCAGTACTACCGCTCGCACTGTTGCCTTTCCTGTTGTTGTCGATGCCGGAATCGATCGGGTTCCTGGCAGAGCGCCGGCGCGACCTCGCCAAGGTTGCAGCCCTGCTGTCACGCATCCTCGGGCGGCGGGTCGACGCAGCGGCGCTGGCTTTGACTGCTCAGCCCGTGGCGCCCAGCAACCCGCTATGGACGATCCTGTCGGCTGGCTATGGCCTGCAGACGACGCTGCTGTGGCTCGGCAATGGAGCTGGACTGCTGATTACCTTTACGCTGATTAACTGGCTGCCGAGCTTCCTGAGCTTCAAGCACGTCACGACCTTCACGGCCGCGTTCAGTGCTGCCTGCTTGCAGGCCGGCGGTGCGATCGGCTCGCTAGTCATGGGCTGGCTCATGGACCGCATCGACGGCCGCAAGGTCACGGTCTGCGTGTACCTGGGCGCTGCTGTCCTTTCTCTGGCCTGGCCCGTTGCCCTCGACGGCGGAGATGGCGCGTTGCTCGCAGCCGGTTTTGCCGCGGGCATGCTGGTTATGGGCGGCCAGACGGGATTCCAGGTACTGGCCACTTCGGTGTATCCGGTCGCGGTGCGCGCAACCGGACTGAGCTGGATGCAGAGCGTCGGTCGCCTCGGCGGCATCCTCGGCATCCAGCTGGCCGGCCTGGGTATCGCCCGCAACATCGATCCGGTGCTGATGCTCCAGGCGCTTGCCGTGCCGGCGCTGGTAGCAGCGCTCGGCGCAGCAGCGCTGCACTGGCGTTTGCGCCGGCGACCAGGCTATGGTGCCGCAACCAGCCACGGCTGA
- a CDS encoding nuclear transport factor 2 family protein, which produces MTQTLQEQLISLEQNRCRCLMENDIDGLRNLLSKELVHVHTRANVHSLDEYLHFVREVTQVLDLSRGPLTVRELGDGAAIMLGRQTNRSRVRSSGSVVVTQAQVTQAWVREQDGAWRIAVFHGTALPAEQAK; this is translated from the coding sequence ATGACACAGACTTTGCAAGAACAACTGATCAGCCTGGAACAGAATCGCTGCCGCTGCCTGATGGAGAACGACATCGACGGCTTGCGCAATCTGCTGTCGAAGGAACTGGTGCACGTTCATACACGGGCCAATGTCCATAGCCTGGACGAATATCTCCATTTTGTCCGGGAGGTGACCCAGGTCCTCGACCTGAGCCGCGGTCCACTGACGGTACGCGAACTGGGCGACGGTGCCGCCATCATGCTGGGCCGCCAGACCAACCGCTCGCGGGTACGTTCCAGCGGGAGCGTCGTCGTGACGCAGGCCCAGGTCACGCAGGCCTGGGTGCGCGAACAGGATGGCGCATGGCGCATTGCTGTCTTCCACGGTACCGCGCTGCCGGCGGAGCAGGCCAAATGA
- a CDS encoding heme-binding protein has translation MKLDVALAVAQGVLAEGQTRHFAPLTVAVLDAGGHTVVLLRSDGSSLLRSQIATGKAYGVLGLGFGGRELAARAAKMPAFFDALIELSDGRMVPVPGGVLVRSADGALLGAVGVSGDTSDNDEICALAAIEATGLVADAG, from the coding sequence ATGAAGCTCGATGTCGCGCTGGCCGTTGCGCAGGGTGTCCTGGCCGAAGGGCAAACTCGCCACTTTGCACCGTTGACGGTGGCGGTCCTCGATGCGGGCGGCCACACGGTAGTGCTGCTGCGCAGCGATGGGTCTAGCCTATTGCGGTCGCAGATTGCCACCGGCAAGGCATACGGCGTACTGGGCTTGGGCTTCGGCGGCCGTGAACTGGCGGCGCGCGCCGCGAAGATGCCTGCATTTTTCGACGCCCTCATTGAACTGTCGGACGGCCGCATGGTACCGGTTCCCGGTGGCGTGCTGGTGCGCTCGGCCGATGGTGCGCTGCTGGGCGCCGTCGGGGTCAGCGGCGACACCTCCGACAACGACGAGATCTGTGCGCTGGCGGCGATCGAGGCGACCGGACTGGTTGCCGATGCAGGGTAG